The Nocardia sp. NBC_01503 sequence GGTGCACGAATCGGTGCACGATGAGCTGGTCGCGGCCCTGGTGAAGAAGGCCCAGACCGTGCGGCCCGGCCTGCCGGACGATACCGAGGCCGCGTACGGCCCGCTCAACAACGTCCGTCACTTCGAGTCGGTGACCGGCAAGCTCGCGGCGCTGCCACCGCACGCCACCATCGCGACCGGCGGTAGTCGAGTGGGCGACAAGGGTTTCTATCTCGCGCCGACCATTGTCACCGGTGTCCGCCAGGACGATCCGATAGTGCGGGAGGAGACCTTCGGCCCGGTGATCACCGTGCAGTCCTTCACCGACGAGGCGCAGGCCATCCAGCTCGCCAATGATGTCGACTACGGCCTGGCCTCGAGTGTGTGGACTCGCGATCACGGTGTGGTGCAGCGTGTTTCGGCCGCACTGGACTTCGGCGCGGTGTGGGTGAACTGCCATATCCCGCTGGTGGCGGAGATGCCGCACGGTGGTTTCAAGCGTTCGGGCTACGGCAAGGATCTCTCCGCGTACGGCGTGGAGGACTACACCCGCATCAAGCACGTCATGAGCGCGCACGACTGAGCACCGTCCCTAAACCCTTTTCCGCAGAAGGATTCTCAATGACCGAGATCAGCTACCGGCTCCCGCAGCAGCGGGTGCTGAACACCGCCCTGCCGGGCCCGCGCTCGCAGGAGCTGGCCGCGCGGCGCAAGGCCGCCGTCGCCGCGGGTGTGGGTTCGACCGCGCCGGTGTACGCCGCGGACGCCGATGGCGGCGTCATCGTGGATGTGGACGGTAACTCCCTCATCGATCTGGCCGCCGGTATCGCGGTCACCAATGTCGGCGCCTCGCATCCGAAAGTGGTTGCGGCGGTACAGGAACAGATTGAGCGTTTCGCGCACACCTGTTTCATGGTGACCCCGTACGAGGCGTATATCGCGGTCTGCGAGCAGCTGGCCGCGCTCACCCCCGGCGATCACGAGAAGCGCAGCGTGCTCTTCAACTCCGGCGCCGAGGCCGTGGAGAACGCCATCAAGGTGGCGCGCCTGGCCACCGACCGCAGCGCGGTGGTCGCCTTCGATCACGCGTACCACGGTCGCACCAACCTGACCATGGCGCTGACCGCGAAGTCCATGCCGTACAAGGCGCATTTCGGCCCGTTCGCGCCCGAGGTGTACCGCATGCCCATGTCCTACCCGTTCCGCGACGGCGGCCTGGACGGCGTAGCCGCTGCCCGCGAGGCGATTTCGCGCATCGAGAAGCAGATCGGCGCGGATTCGGTGGCGGCGATCATCATCGAGCCGATCCAGGGCGAGGGCGGATTCATCGTTCCCGCCGCGGGATTCCTGCCGACCCTGGTCGAGTGGGCGCGCGCCAATGGCGTCGTGTTCATCGCCGATGAGGTGCAGACCGGTTTCGCCCGCACCGGCGACTGGTTCGCCTGCGAGGCCGAAGGCGTTGTCCCGGACATCATCACGATGGCCAAGGGGATCGCCGGCGGTATGCCACTGAGCGCCATCACCGGCCGCGCCGACCTCCTGGACGCCGTGCACGCGGGCGGTCTGGGCGGCACCTACGGTGGCAATCCGGTGGCCTGCGCCGCCGCGCTCGCCGCCATCGACGCCATTCGCGAGCATGACCTGCCCGCCCGCGCCCGCCATATCGGCGAGGTCGCGCTGGCCCGTTTCAATGAACTGGCACAGCGTGTTCCGGCCATCGGTGATGTCCGCGGCCGGGGCGCGATGCTGGCCCTCGAATTCGTCCGCCCCGGCACCACCGAGCCCGATGCCGCGCTGACGGCCGCCATTGCCAAGCGCTGCCTGGAGCAGGGTGTGATCACCCTGACCTGCGGCACCTTCGGCAATGTCATCCGCCTGCTGCCCCCGCTGGTGATCAGCGATGAGCTACTCGACGAGGCGCTGACGGTGCTCTGCACCGCCGTCAGCGATCTCGCGGCTGAATAACGGTCAGGGAGAACAATGTTGGAGTACGACCGGATCAGCGGCCTCATCCCCACCGGTGTGTGGATCGACGGCAAATCCGAACCCGCCGAAACCACCTTCGCAGTGCGCAATCCGGCGACCGGTGAGGTTCTCACCGAGGTCGCCGACGGCACCGGCGCGGATGCCCTGCGCGCCCTGGACTCGGCCAGCCGCGTCCAATCCACCTGGGCCGCAACCGCTCCGCGTGAGCGCTCGGCGATTCTGCGCCGCGCCTGGGAGATCTTGATCGATCGCACCGAGGAGATCGCTCTCCTGATGACCTTGGAGATGGGCAAGACCCTGGCCGAGGCCCGCGGTGAGGTCGCCTACGGCGGCGAATTCCTGCGCTGGTTCAGCGAGGAGGCGGTGCGCATCGGCGGCCGCTACACCGACTCCCCCGCCGGGACCGGCCGCATTCTGGTCACCCAGCAGCCGGTCGGCCCGGTGCTGGCCATCACACCGTGGAACTTCCCGCTGGCCATGGGTTCTCGCAAGATCGGCCCCGCGCTGGCCGCGGGCTGCACGGTCATTGTGAAGCCCGCCGAGGACACCCCGCTCACCATGCTGGCCCTGGCGCGGATTTTCGCCGAGGCCGGTCTCCCCGAGGGCGTGCTCTCAGTGGTCCCGGGTAGCGATGCCGCCGCGATTACCGCGCCGCTGCTCGCCGATCCGCGACTGCGCAAGGTCACCTTCACCGGGTCGACCCGCGTGGGCAAGCTGCTGCTGCGCCAGGCCGCCGACAATGTGCTGCGCACCTCCATGGAGTTGGGTGGCAATGCCCCCTTCATCGTGTTCGAGGACGCCGATCTGGAGCAGGCGCTCGCCGGTGCCATGGCGGCCAAGATGCGCAATGGCGGTGAGGCGTGCACCGCGGCGAACCGCATCTACGTGCACAATTCGATCCGCGCGGAATTCGCCTCCCGCCTCGCCGAGAAGATCGGCGCACTGCGCGTCGGCCCCGGCCACGAGCCGGGCGTGGACACCGGTCCGCTCATCAATGAGCGTCAGCGCGATAGCGTCGCCGCCCTGGTGGAGGACGCCGTCGCGGCCGGTGCCGTCATCCGCACCGGCGGTAAGGCGATCGACGGGCCGGGCTGGTTCTTCCAGCCGACCGTGCTCGACGAGGTGCCGCGTACCGCCCGCATGCATCGCGAGGAGATCTTCGGACCCGTCGCCGCCATCTACGGCTTCGACACCGAGGAGGACGTCGTGGCCGCGGCCAATGACACCGAATACGGTCTGGCCGCTTACTTCTACACCGCGGATCTGGACCGCGCCCTGCGTGTTTCGAGCGCCCTGGATGCCGGCATGGTCGGCGTGAATCGCGGTGTCATCTCCGATCCGGCGGCCCCGTTCGGCGGCGTCAAGCAGTCCGGTCTGGGCAGTGAGGGTGGGTCCGAAGGGATTCACGAGTACCTCGACACCAAATACGTCGCGCTGACCCGTTGACGTCATCGGCACCCCGGCCCCTGTGCCGGATTCGGTGCCACCCCGCTCTCCGGCACTGCCGCCGGACAGCGGTTCTCCACCGGCGAGGTGGGTGCTTTCGCGGTACCGCCAGACCCAGTACGAGGAGCTTGGATGCTCGTGCAGAATGCTTCCGAGGCGACAATGCCGTCGCGTGATACCAACGATGCCGCCGGCGGTGCCGCCAGCGACAGTGCCCATATTGCCGCAAGCGGTAAGGGCCTGGCCACCAACAAGGTCGGCACTTTCGCAGGCGCAATCCTGAGTATCGCGTCCATCGCACCCGCCTACACCACCACCGCCAGTATGGGCCTGATCGTCGCCGCGGTCGGCTTGAAGACGCCCGCGCTGTTGATCGCCGGGTTCATTCCGATGTTCCTGGCCGCCTACGCCTATCGGGAATTCAGCGCCGAAACCCCGGACTGCGGAGCCTCTTTCACCTGGTCCGCCCGCTCGCTCGGCCCGTATGTCGGCTGGATGGCCGGTTGGGGTTCGGTGATCGCCGTTGTCATCGTGCTGGCCAATATCGCGGCGGTGGGGGCGGAGTTCTTCTATCTGTTCGTCGGGCGGCTGGTGCATTCGGAATCCATTGCCACGCTTGGCGATAGCAAGCTCATCAATATCGTGACCACGCTGGCGTTCCTGGCCGCGGCCGGATGGGCGGCCAGTCGCGGGATCAGCTCGAGTGAGCGCGCGCAGTATGTACTGGTCGGCTTCCAGCTGGTGGTGCTGTTGCTGTTCGCCGGTATCGCATTGGCCAAGGCCATGACCGGTGACGCCCCGTCCGGTCTGAGCTTCGATATCGACTGGTTCAATCCCTGCACCGGACTCACCTTGGGCGCGTTCGCGATCGGTCTGATCGGTTCGGTCTTCATGTACTGGGGCTGGGATACCGCGCTGACGCTCGGCGAGGAGTGCAAGGATCCCAAGCGCACTCCGGGCCGCGCGGGATTGCTGTCGATCCTGACGGTGCTGTGCACGTATCTGCTGCTGGCCGTGGCGCTCATGTGGTTCGCCGGAGTCGGCGATACCGGTATCGGGCTGAGCAGCCCGGATACCACCAACAATGTCTTCGGCGCACTGGCCAGGCCGGTCATGGGCGGTGCGGGTGAGCTGCTGCTGTTCCTGGCGGTACTGGTCTCGGCCATCGCGAGCCTGCAGGCCACCTTCCTGCCCGCCGCCCGCGCCATGCTCGCCATGGGCACCTTCAAGGCACTGCCCGAGCGGTTCGCCACGGTGCATCCGACCTATCAGGTGCCGCGTTTCAGCACCGCCGTCGCCGCCGTCGTAGCGGGTGCCTTCTACACGATCACCGCGCTGCTGTCCGAGCATGTGCTGCTCGATACCATTGCCGCACTGGGCATCATGATCTGCTGGTACTACGGCATCACGGCTTTCGCGGCGGTCTGGTACTTCCGCGAGCACTGGTTCTCCTCGGCCCGCGACTTCGTCTTCAAACTGCTGTTCCCGCTCTTGGGCGGCGCCATGCTGCTGGTGGTCTTCGTGATCTCGGTGCGGGAGAGCCTCAAGCCCGAGGTCGGCAGTGGCGCTTCGATTTTCGGAATCGGTCTGGTGTTCTATCTGGGCTTCGGGATTCTGGCGCTGGGCGCGGTGCTGATGCTGGTGC is a genomic window containing:
- a CDS encoding NAD-dependent succinate-semialdehyde dehydrogenase yields the protein MLEYDRISGLIPTGVWIDGKSEPAETTFAVRNPATGEVLTEVADGTGADALRALDSASRVQSTWAATAPRERSAILRRAWEILIDRTEEIALLMTLEMGKTLAEARGEVAYGGEFLRWFSEEAVRIGGRYTDSPAGTGRILVTQQPVGPVLAITPWNFPLAMGSRKIGPALAAGCTVIVKPAEDTPLTMLALARIFAEAGLPEGVLSVVPGSDAAAITAPLLADPRLRKVTFTGSTRVGKLLLRQAADNVLRTSMELGGNAPFIVFEDADLEQALAGAMAAKMRNGGEACTAANRIYVHNSIRAEFASRLAEKIGALRVGPGHEPGVDTGPLINERQRDSVAALVEDAVAAGAVIRTGGKAIDGPGWFFQPTVLDEVPRTARMHREEIFGPVAAIYGFDTEEDVVAAANDTEYGLAAYFYTADLDRALRVSSALDAGMVGVNRGVISDPAAPFGGVKQSGLGSEGGSEGIHEYLDTKYVALTR
- a CDS encoding APC family permease, with the protein product MLVQNASEATMPSRDTNDAAGGAASDSAHIAASGKGLATNKVGTFAGAILSIASIAPAYTTTASMGLIVAAVGLKTPALLIAGFIPMFLAAYAYREFSAETPDCGASFTWSARSLGPYVGWMAGWGSVIAVVIVLANIAAVGAEFFYLFVGRLVHSESIATLGDSKLINIVTTLAFLAAAGWAASRGISSSERAQYVLVGFQLVVLLLFAGIALAKAMTGDAPSGLSFDIDWFNPCTGLTLGAFAIGLIGSVFMYWGWDTALTLGEECKDPKRTPGRAGLLSILTVLCTYLLLAVALMWFAGVGDTGIGLSSPDTTNNVFGALARPVMGGAGELLLFLAVLVSAIASLQATFLPAARAMLAMGTFKALPERFATVHPTYQVPRFSTAVAAVVAGAFYTITALLSEHVLLDTIAALGIMICWYYGITAFAAVWYFREHWFSSARDFVFKLLFPLLGGAMLLVVFVISVRESLKPEVGSGASIFGIGLVFYLGFGILALGAVLMLVQRWRQPEYFRGRTLPKAISGDPMPVPEAPHLSSL
- the gabT gene encoding 4-aminobutyrate--2-oxoglutarate transaminase, with product MTEISYRLPQQRVLNTALPGPRSQELAARRKAAVAAGVGSTAPVYAADADGGVIVDVDGNSLIDLAAGIAVTNVGASHPKVVAAVQEQIERFAHTCFMVTPYEAYIAVCEQLAALTPGDHEKRSVLFNSGAEAVENAIKVARLATDRSAVVAFDHAYHGRTNLTMALTAKSMPYKAHFGPFAPEVYRMPMSYPFRDGGLDGVAAAREAISRIEKQIGADSVAAIIIEPIQGEGGFIVPAAGFLPTLVEWARANGVVFIADEVQTGFARTGDWFACEAEGVVPDIITMAKGIAGGMPLSAITGRADLLDAVHAGGLGGTYGGNPVACAAALAAIDAIREHDLPARARHIGEVALARFNELAQRVPAIGDVRGRGAMLALEFVRPGTTEPDAALTAAIAKRCLEQGVITLTCGTFGNVIRLLPPLVISDELLDEALTVLCTAVSDLAAE